Sequence from the Janthinobacterium lividum genome:
CGACGACGTGCCGCTGTTCTCGCGCTTCCAGATCGAACACCAGATCGAAACGGCCTACAGCCGCACCGTGCCGTTGCCATCGGGCGGCGCCATCGTGATCGACCACACGGAAGCGCTGGTGTCCGTCGACGTCAACTCGGCCCGCGCCACGCGCGGCTCGGACATCGAGACGACCGCCTTCAACACCAACTGCGAAGCGGCCGAAGAAGTGGCCCGCCAGCTGCGTCTGCGCGACTTGGGCGGCCTGATCGTCATCGACTTCATCGACATGGAAGTGGCGAAGAATCAGCGCGAAGTGGAACAGCGTCTGAAAGATGCGCTGCACCATGACCGTGCCCGTGTACAAATGGGCAAGATTTCCCGCTTCGGCCTGATGGAACTGTCGCGCCAGCGCCTGCGCCCTTCGCTGTCCGAAGGCTCGCACGTGACGTGCCCGCGCTGCTCCGGCACCGGCCACATCCGCGATACGGAGTCGTCCGCCCTGCAGGTGCTGCGCATCATCCAGGAAGAGGCGATGAAGGAAAACTCGGCCACCATCCACGTGCAGGTGCCCGTGGACGTGGGCGCCTTCCTGCTGAACGAAAAGCGCGGCGAAGTACTGAAAATCGAGAACCGCCACCGCATCGCCGTGATCCTGATTCCGAACAAGCATCTGGAAACGCCGCACTACAAGCTCGAGCGCATCAAGCACGACGATCCGCGTCTGGAAGACAGCCAGGCCAGCTACAACCTGGCTGAAAGCGCTGAAACCGACATGGCTTACAGCAAGCGCCAGAAGGAAGAAGCCAAGCCGCGCCAGGAAGCCGTCGTCAAGACGATCACCCCTGACCAGCCGGCACCGCTGGTCGAGCGCAAGCCCGTCGAAGCGAAACCGGCTCCCGTGGCCGCGCCTGCCGCACCACAGGGCTTGATCGCCAAGATCATCAGCTTCTTCACCGGCGCCCCGGCACCGGTGGCACCGGCACCCGCCCCTGTCGCACCAGCCAAGCCGGCCGGCGCCGACCGCGGCGACCGCAACAGCCGTGGCCCGCGTGGCCGTGGCCGCAACGGCAAGCCTGGCCGCGAAGAACGCGAACCGGGCCAGGGCCGTCCAGCCCAGGACGATGCAGCAGCGGAAGCACTGGAAAAAGCGGCACGTCCGCCACGCCCACCGCGTCCGCCACGCGAACCGCGTGAAGCCCGCGAAGGCGGCGATGCAACGGCAGCGCCACGCGAACGGGGCGAACGTCCTGAGCGCGCCGAGCGTCCGGAACGCGCAGAACGTCCAGAGCGCGCCGAACGTCCGCCACGCCAGCCACGCGAAGGCCGCGAACCACGCGCCGACAAGGCTGTTGTTGCTGAAGTGAAAGCTGAAGAGCTGGCACTGGTTGGCGCCACCGCCAGCGCAGTGAATGTCATCGTGCCGTCCAACGGCCCGGAATCCGACGCCGCACCGGCGAACCTGCTGAAAGCGCCGGCCAATGCCGGTCCTGAAGGCGAAGAGACGGAAAACGACGTGGAAGGCGAAGAACCGCGCCGCCGCCGCCGCCGTGGTGGCCGCAACCGCAACCGCCGCGACCGCGAAACGGGCGAGCTGATCGAATCGGCAAACGGTGAAAACGAAGGCCAGGACGCACCGGTAATCAGCTTCACGGTTGCTCCGGCGCCGGAAGCTGCCGCCGATGCCGCTCCAGTAGCCGTCGTGGCTGCCGCCGCTGTCGTCGCCGTCGCTGCGCCAGTGGAAGCTGCTGCCGAAACCGCCCCTGCCGTCGTGGCTGAAGTGGTCGAAGTGGTCGAAATCGCCAAGGTCGCGGACATCGCCAAGGTCGAAGAAGCCGCACCAGCCGCTGAAGTGATCGTAGCGCCAGCCCCTGTGGAAGCGGCTGCAGCGCAAGCTGAACCAGCCGCTGCCGAACCAGTGCCAGCTGCCGAGTACAGCTTTGCCGAGAAAACGGAAGCTGCACCGGCGCAAGCGCCTGCTCCAGCGGAAGTCATCGTCGAAGCGGCGCCAGTCGTGGAAACGGTTGCTGTCGTGGAAACCGTCGCCGTAGCTGAAGAAGCGCCAGTCGCCGAAGCGGCACCGGCCGTGGTGGAAGCGGCCCCGGTGGTTGCCGAAGTGGCTCCCGCCCCTGTTCCTGCACCTGCTCCGGCGCCACCCCCTGTGGCGGCTCCTGCTCCGGCTCCTGCTCCTGCTCCGGCTCCTGCTGCGCCAGTCGCCGCGCCGCTGGACTTGAGCGCAGTGCTCGGTTCGGCCGGCCTGACCCTGGCTGCCACCGATCCGGAAAAACTGCGCCTGGCGCAGGAAGCGGCTGCCAAGGCAGTTGCTCCCGTGCGCAAGCCGCGCGAACGCAAGCCATTGCCGCCGCAATCGGATGAGCCGTTGATCCAGGTCAACACGCAACGTCCATAAGCGCGCCGGGTTCGCCCAGCCGCCAATGATGAAAGGGGAAGCTCAGGCTTCCCCTTTTTTACGTCCACTTCTTTGCCAGCCATCCGCCCGCCATGCACGAGAACGCCAATCAAGCTCCCGCCCCCGTCAGCCTGCGCAGCGCCTTCCGCTACTGGCTCAAGCTCGGTTGCGTCAGTTTTGGCGGCCCGGCCGGGCAAATCGCCATGATGCATGCGGAGCTGGTGGAAAAGCGACGCTGGATTTCCGAGCAGCGCTTCCTGCACGCCCTCAACTACTGCATGCTGCTGCCGGGGCCGGAAGCGACCCAGCTGGCCATCTACATCGGCTGGCTGATGCACCGCACGCGCGGCGCCCTGGTGGCGGGCCTGCTGTTTTTGCTGCCCTCGCTGCTGGTGCTGATCGTGCTGTCCTGGCTCTACATGGCGTATGGCCATGTGGGCGCCATTGCCGGCGTCCTGTACGGCATCAAGCCGGCCGTCGTCGCCATCGTGCTGGCGGCCGCCTGGCGTCTGGGCCGGCGCACCTTGCGCAGCCCCGGCCTGATCGCCATCGCGGCGGGCGCATTTGTCGCCATCGCCGCGCTACAGCTGCCATTTCCGCTGATCGTGCTCGCCGCCGCCCTGCTGGGCATGGCGGGCGGCCGCTGGCTGCCGGGCCACTTTCATCTGGGCGGCACGCAACATGTCGGCGCAGCCCGCTACGGCGCAGCCCTGATCGATGACGACACGCCCACGCCGGAGCACGCGCGCTTCAGCTGGCCGCGCCTGCTTGGCACGGCCGCCGTGGGCCTGGCCCTGGCCTTCCTCGCCTGGCTGGGCCTGGCGCTGGCGGGCGGCGCGGACCAGCCGCTGGCGCAGATGGGCGTGTTTTTCAGCAAGGCGGCCCTGCTCACGTTTGGCGGCGCGTATGCCGTGCTGCCCTACCTGGTGCAGGGCACCGCCGAGCACTACCACTGGATCACCAGCGCGCAAATGATGGATGGCCTGGCGCTGGGCGAAACGACGCCCGGCCCCCTGATCATGATCGTCGCCTTCATCGGTTTTGTCGGCGGCTGGAGCCATGCCGTGACAGGGGAGCAGCTGTGGCTGGCGGGCGTGTGCGGCGCGCTCGTCGCCAGCTGGTTCACCTTCCTGCCCTCGTTCATCTTCATCCTGGCCGGCGCGCCGCTGGTGGAAGCGTCGCGCGGCAATTTGCGCCTGAGCGCGCCCCTGACGGCCATCTCGGCAGCCGTGGTGGGCGTCATCGCCAGCCTGGCGCTGTTCTTTGGCCGCCATGTCTTCTGGCAAGAAAACCCGCTGCCGCACTGGGACTGGCTGGCGATGTTCATCGCGCTGGCGGCCGGCGTGGCGCTGATCAGGTTTCAAGTGGGCACCATCAAATTGCTGCTCGCCTGTGCCATCTTCGGCCTCGTGCTATCGTATCTGCCTTGAACGACTCAACGTAAGTGGTATCACCTTTCATGGCTGACAAGATTATCTACCTCGCCGAAGCCCGCAACGGGGCACCGGCGATCCCTGCGCAGCTGGAAAGCCCCAGCGGCAATGTGGCCGACAGCCTGGGCCGGCCCTTGCACGACTTGCGCATCTCGATTACCGACCGCTGCAATTTCCGTTGCGTGTACTGCATGCCGAAGGACGTGTTCGACAAGAACCACGTGTATCTGCCGCACACGGATTTGCTGTCGTTCGAGGAAATCACGCGCATCGCGCGCCTGTTCGTCGCGCACGGGGTGGAAAAGATCCGCCTGACGGGCGGCGAACCGCTGCTGCGCAAGAATATCGAAAAGCTCATCGCCATGCTGGCCGAACTGCGCACGCCGTCGGGCCAGCCGCTGGACCTGACCTTGACAACCAACGGCTCATTACTGGCAAGAAAGGCGCAGGCGCTCAAGGATGCGGGCCTGAACCGGGTCACCGTGTCGCTCGATTCGCTCGACGACGCCACCTTCAAGCGCATGAACGATGTGGACTTTGCCGTGGCCGACGTGCTGCACGGCATCGATGCGGCGCACCAGGCAGGACTCGGCCCCATCAAGATCAACATGGTCGTCAAGGCCGGCATGAACGAGCAGGAAATCGTGCCCATGGCGCGCCACTTCAAGGGCACGCCGTACATCCTGCGCTTCATCGAATACATGGACGTGGGCGCCTCGAACGGCTGGAACCTGCAAGAAGTCATCCCTTCCTCAGAAGTCGTGCGCCGTATCGGCGCGCAGATGCCCTTGCTGCCCATCAACCCGAACTACACGGGCGAAACGGCGGCGCGCTGGCGCTATGCGGATGGCAGCGGCGAAATCGGCCTCATTTCCAGCGTCACGCAAGCGTTCTGCGCCGACTGCAGCCGCGCCCGCCTCTCGACCGAAGGCAAGCTGTACACGTGCCTGTTCGCCAGCAGCGGCCACGACTTGCGCAGCCTGCTGCGCGGCGGCCACAGCGATGCGGAAATTTCCTCGGCCGTGGCGCAGCTGTGGCGTGGCCGCGGCGACCGCTATTCGCAATTGCGCACCAGCCAGACGGATTTGACGGGCGGCGCACTTGAGCACGGTAAAAAGAAAGTGGAAATGTCGTACATCGGCGGCTGAATCGGGAGCGGCGCACGCCTGCCGCTGCTACCATGGCGTATGCATCCACATTTTCGCCTCTCATGATCAATCAACACGACATTACCGGCCTGATCCTGGCCGGCGGCCTCGGCACGCGCATGGGCCAGCGCGACAAGGGCATGCTGCCCCTGCATGGCCAGCCCCTGGTCCGCCACGTGCTTCAGCGCCTGGCGCCGCAAGTGGGCCAGCTGGCCATCAGTGTCCATGCGGATGCCGGAGATTATGCGCGCTTCGGCCTGCCCGTGTGGCCCGATGCGCTGCCCGGCCAGCTCGGTCCGCTGGCAGGCTTGCACAGCGGCATGCAGCATGCCACCGCCCCCTATCTGCTCACCGTGCCGTGCGACTCGCCATTGCTGCCGCACGACCTGGCAGCGCGCCTGGCCGCCGGCCTGGCCGAGCACAATGCGGACCTGGCCATCGCCGTCACCGAGGACATCGATCCCGCGACGGGCCAGACGGTGCGCCGTCCGCACCCCGTCTTCTGTCTCGTCAAGACTTCCGCCCTGTCCCAGCTCGATGCGTATCTGCGCGGCGGAGAGCGCCGCATGCGCACCTGGCATGGCCCCTTGAAACTGGCCGAGGTGCTCTTCGAGAACAATAGCGCGTTCGGCAACATCAATACCCCGGACGAGCTGGCGGCCCTGCAGGCGCAGGGCCTGTCCGTGCCGATGGCGCAAGCCATCCTGGCCGACACCGTCGCGCCTGTCGCCGAGATCGAGGAACTGCCGCTGCCGCAAGCGTTCGAGCGCATCCTGGCGGCCGACATCATCTCGCCCATCAGCGTGCCCGCTCACGACAATTCCGCCATGGATGGCTACGCCCTGCACGGCGCCGACCTCGGTGGCGACACTGCTGTCACCCTGGCCGTGGTCGACACCATCCTGGCCGGGCGTCCAGGCACGGTCAACATTGGACGCGGCCAATGCGCGCGCATCATGACGGGCGCCGTCATGCCGGACGGCTGCGACAGCGTGGTGCCGCAGGAACTGGTGCAGCACGCCAGCGCACAGCACATCACCGTGGCGCCGGACTGCATCCGCCCCGGCGACAACCGCCGCTTCAAGGGCGAAGACCTGATGCAGGGCCAGCCTGCCCTGCTGCAGGGCAAACGCCTGGGTCCTGCGGAACTGGGGCTACTGGCTTCGCTGGGCATCGCCACGGTGCCCGTGCGCCGGCGCCTGCGCGTGGCCTTCTTTTCCACCGGCGACGAATTGCGCTCGATCGGCGAGCCGCTCGACGCGGGCTGCATCTACGACAGCAACCGCTACACCCTGCTGGGCATGCTGACCCGCCTCGGCTGCGAAGTGCTCGACATGGGTATCGTCAAGGACAATCCGCAAGCGCTGGAAGCGGCCCTGCGCGGCGCCTGCGCCTCGGCCGACGTCATCATCACGTCGGGCGGCGTGTCCAGCGGCGCGGCCGATTTTACGCGCGACATCCTCGCGCGCCTCGGTGAAGTGGCCTTCTGGCAAATCAACATGCGCCCGGGCCGCCCCATGGCCTTCGGGCGGATTGCCAGCGAAGGCGAATCGGCACTACTGCTGGGCCTGCCCGGCAACCCCGTGGCCGTAATGGCGGCGTTTTATTTCCTCGCCCGCCCGACCCTGCTGCGCCTGATGGGCGCCGCTGCGGACACGGCCAGCCTGCCGCTGCTGCAGGTGGCGGCGCAAGCGCCCATCCGCAAGAAGCGGGGCCGCACGGAATACCAGCGCGGCATCGTCGAACGGGGCGCGGACGGGCGCCAGCACGTGCGCGTGACGGGAGCGCAAGGCTCCGGCATCCTGCGCTCGATGACGCAAGCCAATTGCATGATCGTGCTGCACGAAGCGCAAGGCCACGTGGCGGCCGGCGACCTGGTCGATATCGTGCTGTTCCATGGATTGACCTGATGTACTACCACCGACCAGGCTGACGCGCTGGCCGGGCCGCATTCCACGCTGCGTCACCTGCGTTTCGCCCTCCTCTTCATAACGGCCCGCCCTGCGCGGGCCGTTCGCATTTCCCCTTCGCAATCAATTTATCCTGCACGGCAACTGTTCGGCTATCAAGATAAAAATATTAATCATTTCCACAACGAATAAATCAATAAAGACAACACTAATTGTAATAATTTTATTTATTAGTTGATATTGAAGTTTCTTTGGTGATAACATTCAAACTTGTATAAAATTCAATTTTGATATTGTTTTCATGAGGAAACTAACAATGAGACACAGCTCATGGATCGCGGGAGCCAGCATGCTGGGCGTGGCATGCCTGCTTGCTACCTTGTCCCTGGCGCCCTTGACCGCCAGCGCGAAAGGCATCGCGCGCGCCGGTGTGCTGGATAACTGTAACTGGAACCGTCCAGGCGTCGACCCGTTCATGGGTGACGTGGTGGCGGCGGTAGACCGCTATACGGATATCGCGCCGCCAGTGCGCGAACAATTGAAGGAGCGCATGCGCGCGCGCCAGTATGATGAGATCGTGGTGATCAGCCGCGACGCCATCCGCGGCAAGGGCAACTACAACACGCGCATCAGCGACATGCATTTCGGCCCTGGCCGCGTTTGCCGCAATGTCACACGTGCAGGCTGGAGCGAACAGATGCAGGAACGGGGACTCGTGTATTGCGTACAGGGCCAGTGCATCCTCGTGCCGACGATTTGCCGTAACGTCAGCCGTATCACGCAGGCACCCGCGTCGGCGCCGCCGGCGGCAGGCGCCGCGCCCGGCGGTGCAGCGCCTGTTGCGGCCGCCCCCGCCGCCCCGGAAGCGGCAGGCGTGCCACTGATCGACAATCCCGACGCCTTGCGCGGCGGTTCTTTCACGGGCGGCGCCATGCCGCCCGAGGTGGCCAGCATTCCATTACTGCCTTTCAACAATTATGTGCGCACCGTCGGCGGCATCACGCCGCCGGCCGGCATGGGCGGCGGCGGTGGTGGCGGCGGTCTGCCGCCGGACCAGGGCAGCAGCATCATCGTGCCGCCCACCGTGATCATCCCCACCTTTCCGCCCACGGTGCCGACGGTCTTGCCGGCCGTGCCCGAACCGCAAACCTGGGCCATGCTGCTGGCGGGACTGGCGCTGGTCGGTTACAGCGCGCTGCGCCGCCGCACTGTGCGGGCGGCCTGAGGCGGCGCGCTACTCGCCGTCGACGGCGTCCGCCTTACCCAGCAGCAAGGCGGCCGCCTCGCCCGGCAAGGCTTCCACGGATTTCAATTTGCGCGCCATCTGCCGGCTGCGCACTTCCGCGCTTTCGATATTCTTCGCCGCCTTTTCCAGGGTCAGCCGGGTTTGCGACAGCACGTCGCCGAACTTGCCGAACTCCGTCTTCACGGCGCCCAGCACTTGCCACACTTCCGACGAGCGCTTTTCCAGCGCCAGGGTGCGGAAACCCATTTGCAGGCTGTTGAGCAAGGCCGTCAACGTGGACGGTCCGGCGATGCTGACCCGGTGCACGCGCTGCAATTCGTCGGCCAGGCCCGGGCGGCGCAACACTTCCGCATACAAGCCTTCCGTGGGCAGGAACAGGATGGCAAAGTCGGTGGTGTGCGGCGGCGCCAGGTATTTCTCCGCGATGGTTTTCGCTTCGCCGCGCACGGCCCGTTCCAGCTCGCGTCCGGCCAGGGCCACGCCGTCGGCATCGGCCCGCTCGGCCGCCTCGACCAGGCGCTCGTACTGTTCCTTGGGAAACTTCGCATCGATCGGCATCCACACGGGAGGGCCGCCATCGGAGAGGCCCGGCAATTTCAAGGCGAATTCCACGCGCGCGCCGCTGCCGGCCACGGTTTCCACGTTCTTCGCATACTGGTCGACAGTGAGTACCTGCTCCAGCAGCATTTCCAGCTGCACTTCGCCCCAGGTGCCACGCGTCTTCACATTGGTGAGTACCCGCTTCAAATCGCCCACGCCCAGCGCCAGCTGCTGCATCTCGCCGAGACCCTGGTGGACTTTTTCCAGCCGCTCCGACACTTGCTGGAACGACGCACTGAGGCGCGTTTCCAGGGTGGCGTGCAGTTTCTCGTCGACCGTCTTGCGCATCTCTTCCAGGCGTGCGCCATTGTCGGCCTGCAAATCGCGGATCTTGTTCTCGAGCGTGGCGCGCACTTCCAGCATGCGCTGCGCATTCGATTCCGTCAGTTGGGCCAGGGTTTGATTGGTACTCTCGGCAAAGCGCGCCAGGCTTTGCGCCTGCTCTTCGCGCCCGACTTTCCCCTGCGCCTGCATCTGCGTGCGCAGGCTGTCGAGCTGTTGCAAGGTCGCCGCCTGGAATTGCGCCAGGCCGGTGGCCAGGTCCTGGCGCGTCGCTTGCGCCGATGCCTGCAGTTGCAGCCGCACTTCGCGCTCGACCCGGTCGATGCGCTCCAGGCTTTGCTGCTGGTGCTGTTGCACCAGGGCCAGGGTGGTGGCACCATCGCCGGCCGCGCCACGCGGGCGCAGCAAGATCAATAGCAACAGGACGATGGCGACGATGGCGGCGCCCAGCAGGCTGTAAAACTCGATTGGGCTCATGGGTGTCAGTCAGGCTTGTTGCGCATCCAGTCGGCCGTCTGATAGAACGATTCCATCAGGCGTACGCGCAAGGATTCTTCGATGCCCGTGTCTTCCATGGCCCAGGCCATGGCGCGCAGCCACTGGTCGCGCTCGCTGGTGCCGATGGCGTAGGGCAAGTGACGGGCGCGCAGGCGCGGGTGGCCGAATTTCTCGATATACAAATCCGGTCCGCCCATCCAGCCCGTGAGGAAGAAATACAGCTTGTCGCGCGAGCCGTCCGTCGATGGCGGATGCATGACGCGGATGCCGGCGAACTCGGCTTCGAGCTCCATCAAGTCATAAAAACGGTCGACCATTTCGCGCAGCACGGGGGCGCCGCCGATGGTCTCGTACAGGGTGGGGGCAGTGGTATCAGTCATGGCCGCCATGATAGCGCAAGCGCTGGCGCCTCATGCGGCGGCAGCTGTCGCTGCCACAATAAAAAGCAATATACTTGACTACTCAAGCTTATATCAACTACTATGCAATCTTTAAACACGGGAAGATACAGCATGTCGACCACCGCAGAATCCCACTTGATGCGCAATACCAACTTCCGCTGGCTGCTGGGCGGCGGCCTCGTGTCCATGCTGGGCGACCAGTTCAGCATGCTGGCCCTGCCGTGGCTGGTGCTGAGCCTGACGGGCGATAGCCTCAGCCTGGGCATCGCCGTGGCCCTGATGGGCGCGCCCCGCGCCGTGCTCATCTTGTTGGGTGGCACGGTCGCCGACCGGCATTCGCCCCGGCGCGTACTGCTGGCAAGCAAACTGGCCAATGCCGCCATCCTGCTGGCGCTGGCCGGGCTGCTGCTGCTGGACCAGGCCAGCCTGGCGCTGGCGTATGCGGCCGCGCTGGCGCTGGGCATCGCTTCCGCCTTCGGCATTCCCGCCGGCACGGCCATCCTGCCGCAAGCCGTGCCGTCGCAGTCACTGCAAGCGGCCAACAGCCTGCAGATGGGTGCGCGCCAGTTGTCCTTGCTGGCCGGCCCCCTGCTGGCGGCGCTCGTGCTCGGCACCCACGATGGCGCCCGGCACACCGGCATGGCGGCGCTGGCCGCCGCCTTTGCCATCGATGCGCTGACGTTCCTGTTCTCGGCCTGGACCTTGCGGCAAGTCAGCCTGCGGCCACTGGCCGTGGCGGCGGCGCAGGGCATGTGGCGCGACATGGTGGCGGGCCTGGCCATGGTGTGGCGCGACATTCCCTTGCGCAGCTGCTATGTGTACTGGGCGGTGGTGGCCTTCTTCGTCATGGGGCCGCTGCAAGTGGCCTTGCCCGTGCTGGCCAGCGAGCGTCTGCACGGCGCCGCGGCGCTGGGTGTGCTGATGGGCACGCACGGTGCGGGCACCCTGGCCGGCATGCTGGCGTCCAGCCTGGGAGGCGCCTGGCTGCGCCGCCGCTTCGGCGCCACCCTGCTGCTGGTCGATGCGGTCGTGGGCCTGCTGCTGATGGCGCTGGGGCAAATCGGCACGGTCTGGCAGGGCGCGGCCTTGCTGGCCGTCACGGGAATGCTGGGCGGCTATGTGCAGGTAGCCATCTTTACGTGGATACAGCGGCGCGTGGCGCCCGCCATGCTGGGCCGGGCAATGGCACTGTTCATGGGCATCTTCCTGGGACTGGCGCCCCTGTCGGCGGCGGCCACGGGCGCGTTGCTGCGCCACCTGAGCGTGGGCGAGCTGTTCTGCGCTGGCGGCGCCCTGCTGCTGGCCGCCGCCGTGGCCGCCATCCTGTGGACGGACATCCCCCGCATCGGGACCGGCGATTACGCAGTCCAACCTTGAGGCAGTCACAGCATGGATAAAACACGACAAGCGGCCCTGAAAGCGGCCTACCGGCAACAAGCGCCCGCGCTGGGCATCATCGCGCTGCGCCACTTGCCCAGCGGACGCACCCTGCTCGAACGCAGCCGCAATGCCCCTGGCGCGCTGAACCGCCATCGCTTCGAACTGAACCTGGGCAAGCACCGCAATGCGCTACTGCAGGCGGACTGGCAACGCGACGGCGCGGCGGCCTTCCGTTTCGAGCTGCTCGATGCCGTCAAGGTGCCCGACGATCCCGCCTTCGATGCGGATGCCGAACTGGACGCCCTGCTGGCGCTGTACCAGGCACAGCTGCTGGAGCAGGGACAGGCACGCTATTGAGCGGCCATGCTTTACACTTGCGCACTCAAGCACTTCGCAGCGAATTGAAAGGACGTCATGATCGATCACACTCCCCCGCCGCCGGACGGTGCCAGCGCGCTGGACTTCTGCCTGCGCCTGGCGCGCGCCCAGGCCGTGCTGGTGCGCCGCTTCGACAGCATCCTGGGCAATCTGCATGGCCTGAGCTTCAGCGATTATCAATTGCTGTACCACTTGCAGCGCGCGCCTGGCGGCCGCCTGCGCCGCATCGACCTGGCCGAACGCCTGGCGCTGACGGCGTCCGGCATCACGCGCTCCTTGATGCCGCTGGAAAAAATCGGCCTGGTGGCGCGCCAGGCCGATGCGCGCGATGCCCGCGTCGGCTATGCCGTCATCACGGAAGCGGGACAAGCCCTGCTGCTCCACGCCGATGCGACAGCGCAGGCACTGGGCCAGGAATTGCTGGGCAGCGCCAGCGCGGAACAGCTGACACCGCTGTCCATGCTGCTGGCCGGCATCGCCGGCAGCCAGCCAGCGAACGGCTGACGCATCGCCCTTACACGAGCGCCAGCTTGCGCAGGCGCCGTGTCGACTGCCAGTGCTCCACGCCCGTTTCGTCGCGAATGGCGGCGCA
This genomic interval carries:
- a CDS encoding group II truncated hemoglobin, giving the protein MTDTTAPTLYETIGGAPVLREMVDRFYDLMELEAEFAGIRVMHPPSTDGSRDKLYFFLTGWMGGPDLYIEKFGHPRLRARHLPYAIGTSERDQWLRAMAWAMEDTGIEESLRVRLMESFYQTADWMRNKPD
- the moaA gene encoding GTP 3',8-cyclase MoaA, whose amino-acid sequence is MADKIIYLAEARNGAPAIPAQLESPSGNVADSLGRPLHDLRISITDRCNFRCVYCMPKDVFDKNHVYLPHTDLLSFEEITRIARLFVAHGVEKIRLTGGEPLLRKNIEKLIAMLAELRTPSGQPLDLTLTTNGSLLARKAQALKDAGLNRVTVSLDSLDDATFKRMNDVDFAVADVLHGIDAAHQAGLGPIKINMVVKAGMNEQEIVPMARHFKGTPYILRFIEYMDVGASNGWNLQEVIPSSEVVRRIGAQMPLLPINPNYTGETAARWRYADGSGEIGLISSVTQAFCADCSRARLSTEGKLYTCLFASSGHDLRSLLRGGHSDAEISSAVAQLWRGRGDRYSQLRTSQTDLTGGALEHGKKKVEMSYIGG
- a CDS encoding Rne/Rng family ribonuclease; the encoded protein is MKRMLFNATQQEELRVAIVDGQKLIDIDIETAGREQRKSNIYKGVITRIEPSLEACFVSYGEDRHGFLPFKEVARTYFREGVDVRNASVKEALREGQEIMVQVEKEERGNKGAALTSFVSLAGRYLVLMPNNPRGGGVSRRVEGEERQELRETMDKLDLPAGMSVIARTAGIGRNVDELQWDLNYLMQLWRAIEGAGKSANGAFLIYQESSLVIRAIRDYFQPDIGEILIDTDEIYDQAHQFMSHVMPDMVHRVKRYSDDVPLFSRFQIEHQIETAYSRTVPLPSGGAIVIDHTEALVSVDVNSARATRGSDIETTAFNTNCEAAEEVARQLRLRDLGGLIVIDFIDMEVAKNQREVEQRLKDALHHDRARVQMGKISRFGLMELSRQRLRPSLSEGSHVTCPRCSGTGHIRDTESSALQVLRIIQEEAMKENSATIHVQVPVDVGAFLLNEKRGEVLKIENRHRIAVILIPNKHLETPHYKLERIKHDDPRLEDSQASYNLAESAETDMAYSKRQKEEAKPRQEAVVKTITPDQPAPLVERKPVEAKPAPVAAPAAPQGLIAKIISFFTGAPAPVAPAPAPVAPAKPAGADRGDRNSRGPRGRGRNGKPGREEREPGQGRPAQDDAAAEALEKAARPPRPPRPPREPREAREGGDATAAPRERGERPERAERPERAERPERAERPPRQPREGREPRADKAVVAEVKAEELALVGATASAVNVIVPSNGPESDAAPANLLKAPANAGPEGEETENDVEGEEPRRRRRRGGRNRNRRDRETGELIESANGENEGQDAPVISFTVAPAPEAAADAAPVAVVAAAAVVAVAAPVEAAAETAPAVVAEVVEVVEIAKVADIAKVEEAAPAAEVIVAPAPVEAAAAQAEPAAAEPVPAAEYSFAEKTEAAPAQAPAPAEVIVEAAPVVETVAVVETVAVAEEAPVAEAAPAVVEAAPVVAEVAPAPVPAPAPAPPPVAAPAPAPAPAPAPAAPVAAPLDLSAVLGSAGLTLAATDPEKLRLAQEAAAKAVAPVRKPRERKPLPPQSDEPLIQVNTQRP
- the rmuC gene encoding DNA recombination protein RmuC, whose product is MSPIEFYSLLGAAIVAIVLLLLILLRPRGAAGDGATTLALVQQHQQQSLERIDRVEREVRLQLQASAQATRQDLATGLAQFQAATLQQLDSLRTQMQAQGKVGREEQAQSLARFAESTNQTLAQLTESNAQRMLEVRATLENKIRDLQADNGARLEEMRKTVDEKLHATLETRLSASFQQVSERLEKVHQGLGEMQQLALGVGDLKRVLTNVKTRGTWGEVQLEMLLEQVLTVDQYAKNVETVAGSGARVEFALKLPGLSDGGPPVWMPIDAKFPKEQYERLVEAAERADADGVALAGRELERAVRGEAKTIAEKYLAPPHTTDFAILFLPTEGLYAEVLRRPGLADELQRVHRVSIAGPSTLTALLNSLQMGFRTLALEKRSSEVWQVLGAVKTEFGKFGDVLSQTRLTLEKAAKNIESAEVRSRQMARKLKSVEALPGEAAALLLGKADAVDGE
- the glp gene encoding gephyrin-like molybdotransferase Glp, whose protein sequence is MINQHDITGLILAGGLGTRMGQRDKGMLPLHGQPLVRHVLQRLAPQVGQLAISVHADAGDYARFGLPVWPDALPGQLGPLAGLHSGMQHATAPYLLTVPCDSPLLPHDLAARLAAGLAEHNADLAIAVTEDIDPATGQTVRRPHPVFCLVKTSALSQLDAYLRGGERRMRTWHGPLKLAEVLFENNSAFGNINTPDELAALQAQGLSVPMAQAILADTVAPVAEIEELPLPQAFERILAADIISPISVPAHDNSAMDGYALHGADLGGDTAVTLAVVDTILAGRPGTVNIGRGQCARIMTGAVMPDGCDSVVPQELVQHASAQHITVAPDCIRPGDNRRFKGEDLMQGQPALLQGKRLGPAELGLLASLGIATVPVRRRLRVAFFSTGDELRSIGEPLDAGCIYDSNRYTLLGMLTRLGCEVLDMGIVKDNPQALEAALRGACASADVIITSGGVSSGAADFTRDILARLGEVAFWQINMRPGRPMAFGRIASEGESALLLGLPGNPVAVMAAFYFLARPTLLRLMGAAADTASLPLLQVAAQAPIRKKRGRTEYQRGIVERGADGRQHVRVTGAQGSGILRSMTQANCMIVLHEAQGHVAAGDLVDIVLFHGLT
- the chrA gene encoding chromate efflux transporter; amino-acid sequence: MHENANQAPAPVSLRSAFRYWLKLGCVSFGGPAGQIAMMHAELVEKRRWISEQRFLHALNYCMLLPGPEATQLAIYIGWLMHRTRGALVAGLLFLLPSLLVLIVLSWLYMAYGHVGAIAGVLYGIKPAVVAIVLAAAWRLGRRTLRSPGLIAIAAGAFVAIAALQLPFPLIVLAAALLGMAGGRWLPGHFHLGGTQHVGAARYGAALIDDDTPTPEHARFSWPRLLGTAAVGLALAFLAWLGLALAGGADQPLAQMGVFFSKAALLTFGGAYAVLPYLVQGTAEHYHWITSAQMMDGLALGETTPGPLIMIVAFIGFVGGWSHAVTGEQLWLAGVCGALVASWFTFLPSFIFILAGAPLVEASRGNLRLSAPLTAISAAVVGVIASLALFFGRHVFWQENPLPHWDWLAMFIALAAGVALIRFQVGTIKLLLACAIFGLVLSYLP
- a CDS encoding MHFG family PEP-CTERM protein; this encodes MRHSSWIAGASMLGVACLLATLSLAPLTASAKGIARAGVLDNCNWNRPGVDPFMGDVVAAVDRYTDIAPPVREQLKERMRARQYDEIVVISRDAIRGKGNYNTRISDMHFGPGRVCRNVTRAGWSEQMQERGLVYCVQGQCILVPTICRNVSRITQAPASAPPAAGAAPGGAAPVAAAPAAPEAAGVPLIDNPDALRGGSFTGGAMPPEVASIPLLPFNNYVRTVGGITPPAGMGGGGGGGGLPPDQGSSIIVPPTVIIPTFPPTVPTVLPAVPEPQTWAMLLAGLALVGYSALRRRTVRAA